In Dromiciops gliroides isolate mDroGli1 chromosome 4, mDroGli1.pri, whole genome shotgun sequence, one DNA window encodes the following:
- the LOC122755889 gene encoding putative olfactory receptor 2W6 produces MERSNNSFLEGFILVGFSDRPHLEMILFVVVLFFYLLTILGNMTIIFLSALDSRLHTPMYFFLANLSFLDMCFTTGSIPQMLYNLWGPDKSITYLGCAIQLYFVLALGGVECVLLAVMSFDRYAAVCKPLHYTVIMHPRLCGQLASVAWLSGFGNALIMVPQTLMLPRCGHQRIDHFLCEMPALIGMACVDTMDLEALAFALAIFIILAPLILILISYGNIARAVLRIKSAAGRRKAFNTCSSHLIVVSLFYGTIIYMYLQPANTYSQDQGKFLTLFYTIVTPSVNPLIYTLRNKDVKEAVKKVLGKGYDKG; encoded by the coding sequence ATGGAAAGAAGCAACAACAGCTTCTTAGAAGGATTTATCCTGGTGGGCTTCTCAGACAGACCCCATCTGGAGATGATTCTTTTTGTGGTTGTCCTATTCTTCTACCTCTTGACCATCCTGGGGAACATGACAATCATCTTCCTGTCTGCCCTAGATTCACGGCTTCATACCCCAATGTACTTCTTTTTAGCCAACCTCTCCTTCCTTGACATGTGCTTCACAACAGGCTCCATCCCACAGATGCTCTACAATCTCTGGGGTCCAGATAAAAGCATCACTTACCTAGGTTGTGCCATTCAACTCTACTTTGTCCTGGCATTGGGTGGGGTAGAATGTGTACTTTTGGCTGTTATGTCCTTTGATCGCTATGCTGCTGTATGCAAACCATTGCACTACACTGTCATTATGCACCCAAGACTTTGTGGACAGCTGGCCTCAGTGGCGTGGTTGAGTGGCTTTGGCAATGCACTTATCATGGTGCCCCAAACTCTTATGCTCCCCCGTTGTGGGCATCAGCGGATAGACCACTTTCTCTGTGAAATGCCAGCACTGATTGGCATGGCCTGTGTGGACACTATGGACCTTGAGGCTTTGGCATTTGCATTGGCTATTTTTATTATCCTAGCCCCCCTTATTCTCATTCTCATCTCCTATGGAAATATTGCTCGGGCAGTGCTAAGGATCAAATCAGCTGCTGGGCGGAGAAAGGCTTTTAACACTTGCAGCTCCCATCTCATTGTGGTCTCACTATTCTATGGGACTATTATCTACATGTACCTCCAGCCAGCCAACACTTACTCTCAGGATCAAGGCAAATTCCTCACCCTTTTCTATACCATTGTCACCCCTAGTGTCAATCCACTCATATATACACTGAGGAACAAGGATGTCAAAGAGGCTGTGAAGAAGGTGCTAGGGAAGGGCTATGACAAGGGTTAG
- the LOC122754946 gene encoding LOW QUALITY PROTEIN: olfactory receptor 2B11-like (The sequence of the model RefSeq protein was modified relative to this genomic sequence to represent the inferred CDS: deleted 2 bases in 2 codons), with amino-acid sequence MPVSNESLPDVFILLGFSDHAWLELPLFLILLFSYPLAMLGNISIILVCKLDRHLHSPMYFFLTNLSFLDICYTTSIVPQMLFNLGSSKKTISYMGCAIQLYFFHFMGASECLLLAVMSLDRYVAICKPLCYTLIMKHQICILLVSIVWLSGLTYAVSEATLTLQLPLCGHNELDHLVCEIPVLIKAACGDKSSNELGLFVVCVFFLAVPLALVIASNAYIGRAFKKIKSAEGRKKAFGTCSSHLIVVLLFYGPAISMYLQPPSSMSRDQPKFMALFYGVVTPTLNPFIYTLRNKDVKGALGNLLRKIFRYKGGLIFSVK; translated from the exons ATGCCAGTGAGCAACGAAAGTCTTCCAGATGTGTTTATCTTATTAGGTTTCTCAGACCATGCATGGCTGGAGCTTCCTctgttcctcattctcctttttaGCTACCCCTTGGCTATGTTGGGCAACATCTCCATCATTCTGGTCTGTAAGCTAGACCGCCACCTCCACAGCCCCATGTATTTTTTCCTTACTAATCTCTCCTTCCTGGACATCTGTTATACCACAAGCATTGTTCCCCAGATGTTGTTCAACTTGGGGAGCTCAAAGAAGACAATCAGTTATATGGGATGTGCCATTCAGCTTtacttcttccattttatgggggCCTCAGAGTGTCTTCTCCTAGCTGTCATGTCTTTGGATCGCTATGTGGCTATCTGTAAACCACTTTGTTACACCCTTATCATGAAACATCAGATATGTATCTTACTTGTGTCCATTGTATGGTTAAGTGGCCTGACTTATGCTGTGTCAGAGGCTACTTTGACGTTGCAGCTTCCACTGTGTGGACACAATGAA TTAGACCATTTGGTGTGTGAGATTCCTGTATTGATCAAGGCTGCCTGTGGTGATAAGAGTTCCAATGAACTTGGACTTTTTGTGGTCTGTGTATTTTTCCTTGCTGTACCTTTGGCTTTGGTTATTGCCTCT AATGCGTACATTGGACGGGCTTTTAAGAAAATTAAGTCtgctgagggaaggaagaaagcctTTGGAACCTGTTCTTCCCATCTTATTGTTGTCTTATTGTTCTATGGCCCTGCAATTAGTATGTACCTTCAGCCCCCTTCTTCCATGTCCAGGGATCAGCCTAAATTTATGGCCCTTTTCTATGGTGTTGTGACCCCTACACTCAATCCCTTCATCTACACTTTGAGAAATAAGGATGTGAAAGGGGCTCTAGGCAATCTATTGAGGAAAATATTCAGATACAAGGGAGGATTAATATTCAGTGTCAAGTAA